The segment AAAAGGTTTACGTGCCCCATCTTTGGATACAGCAACATCGAAAAGAGATAGTCTTCTTACCTTTGCTTGCATCTTGTCCTTTCGTTGTCTTAGTTGTCACATTGAAAGGAGGAATGCATgtgaaatgaagaagaagaaaaaaaaacaacgcttGCATGGGTCTCCAATGTTTTTCAAAGCATTACACATTATCTGAGCTGCACATTGTGTCAAGGTAATAACGTTTCATCTGGGAACCTGACAGACAGTAAAGCGGGTTTTATTTTACccagtcccccccccacacacactggacGCTGTGGTCCAGGCCTTTGATTACTACCAGAGAGCAGGTTTGTAGGTTATCTACCCTCCCGGTTGGCTAACTAGCTGACTAGCTGGCGAATGGTGGCATCGTCTTCAGAGTGGGACGCACACAGACCCGCACCGGTCGGcctcgcgcacacacatacacacacacacacgcgcgcacacacacacacacacgtctcgcCTCTCTGGGGAATAAAAGCGCTTCTCCTCGCCGCTTACCTGAGGGTCAATACTAGCGGCAGACATCATTCATCCACCTGGTGTTTAGTCGGACTGAAAAACGCTCACAACACGCACAGTGTTGTAAGCTGCAGGCTAATAGCTGCAAAAGCTGCTTCCCTGATCCGCGGTGGTGTCGCTCACAGTGAGACCGTCAGCCGGTGTCTCTGCTCGGCGCGGACCGTTTGCTCGTTGAAGCCCTTGCTGGCACTCTGCGCTGCCCTGTCGACATTAATCCAGCGGGGCTTCAATCCGCTCCGACCCCCTCGCCGTTAAATTAAAATCCAACCAGCCTTGGTGGCCCTGCTCACTTGCCCCAATGGCAGCTTCATCCGGGGTCTACGGGGGCGGAAATGACGTCGGTGACGTAGGAGACGCATCCACGGCTCACGTTAcctagcagcagcagcagtagcagatGAATGGACGGAAACAATGTTTTATAtggaattgttttattttaataattctttttcTGACAGGATAAATAGGTTCACTCCTACGGGTtcataatatattaattgtatCAAATGAAATGGAGAAATAATAAGCCACCATTGTTTGGTTTATACATTAtttcaaaatattatttttgtcatCACTTAATACCCTAAGATTTGAGGGTGAATATCTCTGTTCTTATTGTTTTACTTAACatgtatattgtgttgtatgCATGTGTTCTGCAACATTTTGTATGTTCTTTGTGGCCAATAAATAAGGTTGACGTGGGGGAATAAAGCATAAATAGATTATGCTCTTGCCATGTTTACATTaccaattaaaaacacatttttctaatCAATTTAGCTTttgatacatatttacatactgTTCTAAGCCTGTCTATTTGTACATATGTGACAGTGATGTATACATGCTCCTATAAGTTACAAGATAATTGTTTTGTCATTCTACAGCACATGGTTGCACAACAAAATACAAGGTGTAGCCCCTCTACATTCCACACACATAGAATATATTTACAGATATttaaatagaatagaataaaatcaaattaaacaaaatacacaGTTACCATAGATATGTAAATCCTTATACAATTACATATACAGAGACTATGGTTTAGTGGGAATGAGGGTTGTGAAAAACAAATTATCAGAggcagggaaaaaaaactatcacTTTTTAGTTatatgaatgatgaataataAGGAAGTGTGTGCAACACCACAATACAAGGTGTTTTGTGAGCATTGTTTATTTCACTGAATAAGATCATACACTACTCAAGTTAGAATGGTcactttttaaaactgaaatataacattattaataatttatacATTTAGCCAAACATCTGAAAGGATCAGATAGGCCAacttatttacatattttcaatcacttttcttttgtacttGAGTGCTTCATATCAAGATATTTCtatctctttcacacacacacatacacacatatacacacactccacaAACAGAGGTAGATTTAAATCTAGATTTACAGCATTTGGGGCCTGAGTACAAACAGGGTGGGGGTTTCTGGCACAACTTCACTTTCAAGGTACGTGGAGAAGGGAAAAAGTCTGAGGAGGTCAAAACTCCAGCATTACTTGAAGCatataaaacaacattattgtTTTTAGACCAACGCGTTTCGGTGCGTTGTTTTGCAAAAGGTgtttttattgacaaatataCGCCAAAACAATTACATGATGACAGTCTTCAAAGTCCCTCCCCCTCTGACCAGTTCCTCCCTGGTTTTCCTCAATCACTTTATTTGTGGGGTTATTTATAATctaagcaaaagaaaagaaaaatacattgtgtATTAGATGTTAAACAAATATGATGGACAATGACATAGATAATAATGGGTGGAACTTAAGAGCCAATGACAATAATGCCACTAAACCTACCTGCAGGCGTTTACACTAGAAGAGCAAATGAGAGGGTTTGGATGGATGATAAAAGTCACCCATGAAATTAActaaaatgagaaataaaaacaaacataaatgatACAAAGCAAATCAACCAGtgtaaaagacaacaaacaaaaactaaatggGATGGCAAGGttgtgcattttctttatactgtataaaatactttaaatggaTATGGATCATATTTGCTGAAATGCTATCCATGGTGTCTCTCAGGAGCATACTTACAGCTGTCTTCTTCATCTGAGAACGTGCTGACGATGTAGCAGGCATAAACAAATCCTGGGAGCTGTATGGGAATTAACACAAACGTGTATACAAGTGAATCACAGTGTGAAAAGAGAGTTTTCAAATCATCCtcaattcattttcttttacatttcaaaagcaTTATTCATGATTTAGAAACACTCTCTTGGTGGTGATAACATttcacagaaaacatttttgaaattaACACTTGTGCCAATTGCGTCTGCTGTGCAGTGACATAATCTAAGTGTCACAAGATTTCTTGGATTTCAGATTgtggtttatatatttatatttattcatgatcAATTCCACATATTGCTTTTTACGCGTAGcacttttgaatgtttttatttttttaatgataaatgGTACTTCTCCTGCAGCGTgtaggcctgtgtgtgtgtgtgtgtctgttgatcTGATGGCAAGCTGCTTCATACAGTTGCTGTAGAAGACACACTGTCActctttaaattaaatgtacatgATAACAGAAACTAGAGGCAGAGAAGCTCAGCAACCAGATGCCAGTGTGACGACGTGCTGCCATTTTTAAGGTTTTCCAATTTAGAGTTgctgttgccaggcaacagtCCATTTCTGTCTGTGCATATTTACTGATATTAGAagaatattaaatgttatatatgCTTTCAATTAAAAGTTTCAAAGCATCATAGAGTAATTCTGTTGACATTTCCCCTGTTTAAATACTGCATAATAATACTGAATAATGAATGAGTTTCTTATGTCAGCGGCAGAGACTCACTGATACGAACAGCTGGATGATGCAGTGCAGGATTTCGATGTACTGGTATTGCAGCCAGCAGCTCGGCACTGTGGTCAGCTCGGGGTTCTGCTGGTTCTGCCACCCGGCGGAGGGAAGGCCCTCGATCTCACACCCCGGCCCGTTGTCCTTCCACCACGAGCGATGCGACGATACTCCCAGGGAGAGGATGTCACTGTCCTGCAGAGACCAAGCAGGCAGAAGAGACGTGAAGGCAACTTTTCAGCTCTCAGGCTCTTGAAGATATTCTGCTTTATCAGTAGAAAGTGTAAAatcccactttaaaaaaaagagatgccACTACAAACAATTATTTGCATTCTCGATGAAGctattcatttttcattttattttaaaatagcaGAGCTGCAGGCCGGAGAATATACAGCAATAATAAAAATCCTTAAtacgtaaaaaaaacatgtgataaTAGATTTAATTCAAATTGTGTTGTATGTATACAGAGAAATTATCTTAAGAtgtaattataattaaaaacaagGCTTCAGCTCTTTTCTGAAGGCTCTGGTGTTCCTCTCAAGTCTTTCAACATTATGTCTTATAAAAATAGTTCAAAGTGGAGATGGGAAAAGAAAATTATGTAACTGATGAAACaaatttaatatataaatatatatattataaatacatttctgtcaatttattaaataaccagttcattatttttactttcaatacaagGTACAACTGCCA is part of the Cyclopterus lumpus isolate fCycLum1 chromosome 7, fCycLum1.pri, whole genome shotgun sequence genome and harbors:
- the zgc:100920 gene encoding sodium/potassium-transporting ATPase subunit beta-1-interacting protein 3; protein product: MGCCSARCMLILLCCLQLITALERQVFDFLGYQWAPIMINFFHIITVILGLFGVIQYRSRYVVMYLLWTLLWVSWNVFVSCLYLDLGGLSKDSDILSLGVSSHRSWWKDNGPGCEIEGLPSAGWQNQQNPELTTVPSCWLQYQYIEILHCIIQLFVSLPGFVYACYIVSTFSDEEDSFNFMGDFYHPSKPSHLLF